The following proteins are co-located in the Heliorestis convoluta genome:
- the nifV gene encoding homocitrate synthase, whose protein sequence is MHCNQNNQEIALMDTTLRDGDQAAGVAFRRKEKEIIARALADIGVQEIEVGIPAMGPEEVESVKALVKLNLPLRVSTWNRSVISDLEASLRSGVNAVAISMPASDQQIARKLCQSREWALEKLGQAIRWAKDRGLYVTVGLEDASRADFEHLIAIGREAERLKADRMRFADTLGILEPIGTYKIFSQLSKALTIPLEIHGHNDLGMATANSVAAIQGGARAASVTLCGLGERTGNAPLEEVAIALAQSCQIDCGINFEKLPSLCRLVSKITGRPIAYHKPVIGRYAFTHSSSIHVDGFQKDRANYESYPPEKVGRRHRIALGKYSGRKALETFLAEQGKSLPEKELNALLEQVRRMSEILKRPLRRSDILALLPRAEEKCSISMESSNLN, encoded by the coding sequence GTGCATTGCAATCAAAACAATCAAGAAATCGCCTTAATGGATACAACCTTGCGAGATGGCGATCAAGCGGCTGGTGTGGCCTTTCGCAGAAAAGAAAAAGAAATTATTGCGAGAGCTTTGGCTGACATTGGCGTACAGGAAATCGAAGTTGGCATTCCAGCGATGGGGCCAGAAGAAGTGGAGTCTGTTAAAGCACTCGTCAAGCTCAACCTTCCCTTACGAGTCTCTACTTGGAATCGTTCCGTGATTAGTGACTTAGAAGCAAGCTTGCGCAGTGGTGTAAATGCTGTTGCCATCTCCATGCCAGCGTCGGATCAGCAAATTGCTCGCAAGCTTTGTCAATCAAGGGAATGGGCTCTAGAAAAGTTAGGGCAGGCCATTCGTTGGGCAAAAGATAGAGGTCTCTATGTAACCGTCGGCTTAGAAGATGCCAGTCGAGCAGATTTCGAACACCTGATCGCCATTGGAAGAGAAGCAGAACGATTGAAAGCCGATCGCATGCGCTTTGCTGACACCTTGGGAATTCTAGAACCAATCGGAACGTATAAAATCTTCTCTCAACTCTCCAAAGCGTTGACCATACCTTTAGAAATTCATGGTCATAACGATCTTGGAATGGCAACTGCCAATTCTGTTGCTGCCATTCAAGGTGGTGCTAGAGCGGCCAGTGTTACTCTCTGTGGTCTCGGTGAAAGAACAGGAAATGCTCCACTCGAAGAAGTTGCCATTGCTTTGGCCCAAAGCTGTCAAATTGACTGTGGCATTAACTTCGAAAAACTGCCTTCTCTCTGTCGTCTAGTTAGTAAAATTACAGGTCGCCCCATTGCCTATCACAAGCCTGTTATCGGTCGTTATGCTTTTACCCATTCCTCTTCGATTCACGTCGATGGCTTTCAAAAAGATAGAGCCAATTATGAAAGCTATCCGCCTGAGAAAGTAGGAAGACGCCATCGCATTGCTTTAGGTAAATACAGTGGACGAAAAGCCTTAGAGACCTTTTTAGCAGAGCAAGGAAAAAGCCTACCAGAAAAAGAGCTAAATGCTCTTTTAGAACAAGTCAGAAGAATGAGCGAAATTCTCAAAAGACCGCTTCGGCGGAGCGATATCTTAGCCTTACTTCCTAGAGCAGAGGAAAAGTGCAGTATTTCTATGGAGTCAAGCAACCTTAACTAG
- the tadA gene encoding tRNA adenosine(34) deaminase TadA, whose amino-acid sequence MDYVSDDYKYMGLALEEGKVAQSKGEVPIGAVIVLDGQVIGRGHNLRESDRNPVAHAEVLAIQEAAQKLERWRLSGSTLYVTVEPCPMCAGAIVLARISRVVFAVMDPKGGAAGTCFNILESPWTNHRVEVTSGVREEEARALMQSFFRSLREKRGK is encoded by the coding sequence ATGGATTACGTCTCAGACGATTACAAGTATATGGGTCTTGCTTTGGAAGAAGGGAAAGTAGCCCAGTCCAAAGGGGAAGTACCGATTGGTGCAGTTATCGTCTTAGATGGCCAAGTCATTGGTCGAGGCCATAACTTGCGAGAAAGCGATCGCAATCCTGTAGCCCATGCAGAAGTTCTAGCTATTCAAGAGGCAGCGCAAAAGCTAGAGCGGTGGCGCTTATCAGGCAGCACTCTTTATGTGACTGTGGAGCCTTGTCCGATGTGCGCAGGAGCCATTGTCTTGGCTCGTATTTCTAGAGTGGTTTTTGCTGTTATGGATCCCAAAGGCGGTGCTGCTGGTACCTGCTTTAATATTCTAGAAAGCCCTTGGACGAATCATCGTGTTGAAGTAACTTCTGGCGTTCGAGAAGAAGAAGCGCGAGCGTTGATGCAGAGTTTTTTTCGCTCTTTGCGGGAGAAGCGAGGGAAGTAA